One genomic segment of Luteimonas galliterrae includes these proteins:
- a CDS encoding phosphotransferase encodes MIGRDEIQAMIPHQGAMCLWDEVLEWDATRIRLRADNHRDPAHPLRSGGLLRAVHLCEYGAQAMAVHGGLCASGAAKPGLLVALRGVALHVARIDDLPGALECEAEVLAEAETSQQYAFRILHAGKLLAEGRAAVMLQET; translated from the coding sequence ATGATAGGACGCGACGAAATCCAAGCAATGATCCCCCACCAGGGCGCGATGTGCCTGTGGGACGAAGTCTTGGAATGGGACGCGACGCGGATCCGGCTGCGCGCCGACAACCATCGCGACCCGGCGCATCCGCTGCGTTCGGGCGGCTTGCTGCGCGCCGTGCATCTGTGCGAATACGGCGCCCAGGCGATGGCGGTGCATGGCGGCCTGTGCGCAAGCGGCGCGGCCAAACCGGGTCTGCTGGTGGCGCTGCGCGGCGTGGCGCTGCACGTCGCGCGCATCGACGATCTGCCGGGCGCGCTCGAGTGCGAGGCCGAAGTGCTGGCCGAGGCCGAAACCAGCCAGCAGTATGCGTTCCGCATCCTGCATGCCGGAAAATTGCTGGCCGAAGGCCGCGCCGCGGTCATGCTGCAAGAGACGTAG
- a CDS encoding MMPL family transporter: protein MSARARLMLALLWLALLAVTGWAIGQRLQLSGDLRKFMPSAQTPAQKLLIDELGEGPGSRLLLIGLDGADAQALAAQSNAIRAQLAAQPLFTMVANGGDAGLDAIPERLRPYRYLLSPTLDTQAYDRAYLQQELEARVQDLGSPAAALIEPLVGADPTLETLKIADTLQPAHAPQRLHGVWFDRAGKRALLVAETRAAGFDPTGQQAAVDAIQDAFAKARGGSDTQLLLSGPGAFSVEIGGRTQREAQWIGTVDTIGLVLLLWIAYRSWKIPLLGVLPLASAGLAGLGAVAALFDGVHGITVAFGFTLIGVVQDYPIHLFSHQRPGLSPKANARALWPTLATGVASTCIAYFTFLFSGVDGLKQLAVFTIAGLATAALATRFLLPALIDPAPRDFADSRLLARMWAQVARLPRPRWSLLAVALVAAAAAAFAPGAFWQNDLAKLTPVPADALARDAQLRDALGAPDVRYVMTVQGRDAESVLQASEKLRPALDRLVADKAIAGYDMAARYLPSAQIQRARQGKLPDAATLGPTLVDAVAASPFRADAFDEFVADVAAAKRAPPLAPRDLEGTPLATSVAGLLLVSSDHATALVSLSGLTDPAAVARAAQARGAQLLDLKDASESLVATYRSRVLAALGIAALLLAGTVWIALRSPRRVLRVLLPMALTTLLIVAVLRALGVELTLFHLVALILAAGLGLDYALFFDHAGDDYADQLRTLHALIVCSLMTLLVFALLALSSIPVLRAIGSTVALGVAFNFALALLVSRQPTAFVGAASAASS, encoded by the coding sequence ATGAGCGCGCGCGCGCGCCTGATGCTGGCGCTGCTGTGGCTGGCATTGCTGGCCGTCACCGGTTGGGCAATCGGGCAGCGCCTGCAACTCAGCGGCGACCTGCGCAAATTCATGCCCAGCGCGCAGACGCCGGCGCAGAAGCTGCTGATCGACGAATTGGGCGAGGGCCCGGGTTCGCGGTTGCTGCTGATCGGGCTGGACGGCGCCGATGCGCAGGCGCTGGCGGCGCAATCCAACGCGATCCGCGCACAACTCGCGGCGCAGCCGTTGTTCACGATGGTCGCCAACGGCGGCGACGCGGGCCTGGATGCGATCCCGGAGCGGCTGCGCCCCTATCGTTACCTATTGTCGCCGACGCTGGACACGCAAGCCTACGATCGCGCGTACCTGCAACAGGAGCTCGAAGCGCGCGTGCAGGATCTGGGCTCGCCTGCGGCGGCGCTGATCGAACCGTTGGTCGGCGCCGACCCTACCTTGGAAACCTTGAAGATCGCCGACACGCTGCAGCCCGCGCACGCGCCGCAACGCCTGCACGGCGTCTGGTTCGATCGCGCCGGAAAGCGCGCCTTGCTGGTCGCGGAAACGCGCGCGGCCGGTTTCGATCCGACCGGCCAACAGGCTGCGGTCGATGCCATCCAGGACGCTTTCGCCAAGGCGCGTGGCGGCAGCGATACGCAATTGCTGTTGAGCGGGCCGGGCGCGTTCTCGGTCGAGATCGGCGGGCGCACGCAGCGCGAGGCGCAATGGATCGGCACCGTCGATACGATCGGGCTCGTGTTGCTGCTGTGGATCGCCTACCGCAGCTGGAAGATACCGCTGCTGGGCGTGCTGCCGCTGGCCAGCGCGGGATTGGCCGGGCTCGGCGCGGTCGCGGCGCTGTTCGACGGCGTGCACGGCATCACCGTCGCGTTCGGCTTCACCCTGATCGGCGTGGTGCAGGATTATCCGATCCACCTCTTCAGCCACCAGCGCCCCGGCCTGTCGCCGAAAGCCAACGCGCGCGCGTTGTGGCCCACGCTCGCCACCGGCGTCGCTTCGACTTGCATCGCTTATTTCACGTTCCTGTTTTCGGGCGTCGACGGCCTCAAGCAACTGGCGGTGTTCACCATCGCCGGGCTCGCCACCGCAGCGTTGGCGACGCGGTTCCTGTTGCCGGCGCTGATCGACCCCGCGCCTCGCGACTTCGCCGATTCGCGCCTGCTGGCGCGGATGTGGGCGCAGGTCGCGCGGCTGCCGCGTCCGCGCTGGTCGCTGCTCGCGGTCGCGCTGGTCGCAGCGGCGGCCGCCGCCTTCGCGCCCGGCGCGTTCTGGCAGAACGACCTGGCCAAGCTGACGCCGGTGCCGGCCGACGCGCTGGCGCGCGACGCGCAGTTGCGCGATGCGCTCGGCGCGCCCGACGTGCGCTACGTGATGACCGTGCAAGGACGCGACGCCGAGAGCGTGCTGCAGGCGTCGGAGAAGTTGCGTCCGGCATTGGACCGCCTGGTCGCCGACAAGGCGATCGCCGGCTACGACATGGCCGCGCGTTATCTGCCGAGCGCGCAGATCCAGCGCGCACGCCAAGGCAAATTGCCGGATGCCGCGACGCTCGGGCCGACGCTCGTCGATGCGGTCGCCGCCAGCCCGTTCCGCGCCGACGCTTTCGACGAATTCGTCGCGGACGTCGCCGCGGCAAAACGCGCGCCGCCGCTGGCGCCGCGCGATCTCGAAGGCACGCCGCTGGCCACCAGCGTCGCCGGCCTGCTGCTGGTCAGCAGCGACCACGCCACCGCATTGGTATCGCTGAGCGGACTGACCGATCCCGCCGCGGTGGCGCGCGCGGCGCAGGCCCGCGGCGCGCAGCTGCTCGACTTGAAGGACGCGTCCGAATCGCTGGTCGCGACCTACCGCAGCCGCGTGCTGGCCGCGCTCGGCATCGCCGCGCTGCTGCTGGCGGGGACGGTATGGATCGCGCTGCGCTCGCCGCGGCGCGTATTGCGGGTCTTGCTGCCGATGGCGCTGACCACGCTGCTGATCGTGGCGGTACTACGCGCGCTCGGCGTGGAGCTGACCCTGTTCCACTTGGTCGCGCTGATCCTGGCCGCCGGCCTGGGCCTGGACTATGCGTTGTTCTTCGACCACGCCGGCGACGATTACGCCGACCAGCTGCGCACGCTGCACGCGCTGATCGTCTGCAGCCTGATGACCCTGCTGGTGTTCGCGCTGCTGGCGCTGTCGTCGATACCGGTGCTGCGCGCGATCGGCAGCACGGTCGCGCTGGGCGTGGCGTTCAATTTCGCGCTGGCGCTGCTGGTGTCTCGCCAGCCAACCGCTTTTGTGGGAGCGGCTTCAGCCGCGAGCTCTTGA
- the fabG gene encoding 3-oxoacyl-ACP reductase FabG: protein MNTTMKRALVTGGSGDIGGAICRRLAVDGAHVIVHANANRERAEAVVADIVANGGSAQAIAFDVADGEAARAGIETLLADGPIQILVNNAGIHDDAPLAGMTEAQWKRVIDVSLHGFFHVTQPLLLPMARTRWGRIVSVSSVAAVLGNRGQANYAAAKSALHGATKSLAREMASRGIAANVVAPGVIAGRMAEAAFPPETVKQLVPAGRAGAPEEVAALVAFLCSDAAGYVNGQVIGVDGAMT, encoded by the coding sequence ATGAATACGACTATGAAACGTGCGCTCGTCACCGGCGGCAGCGGCGATATCGGCGGTGCGATCTGCCGCCGGCTCGCCGTCGACGGCGCGCACGTGATCGTGCATGCGAATGCGAACCGCGAACGCGCCGAAGCGGTCGTCGCCGATATCGTCGCCAACGGCGGCAGCGCACAAGCGATCGCATTCGACGTGGCCGATGGCGAAGCGGCGCGCGCCGGCATCGAAACGCTGCTGGCCGATGGCCCTATCCAGATCCTGGTCAACAACGCCGGCATCCACGACGACGCGCCGCTGGCCGGCATGACCGAAGCGCAATGGAAGCGGGTGATCGACGTTTCGCTGCACGGCTTCTTCCACGTCACCCAGCCGCTGCTGCTGCCGATGGCGCGCACGCGCTGGGGACGCATCGTCAGCGTGTCGTCGGTCGCGGCGGTGCTCGGCAACCGCGGCCAGGCCAATTACGCGGCGGCCAAGTCCGCCCTGCACGGCGCGACCAAGTCGCTGGCGCGGGAGATGGCTTCGCGCGGCATTGCCGCCAATGTGGTGGCGCCCGGCGTGATCGCGGGGCGGATGGCGGAGGCGGCATTCCCGCCCGAAACGGTCAAGCAACTCGTGCCGGCGGGCCGCGCCGGTGCGCCCGAGGAAGTCGCCGCGCTGGTCGCCTTCCTGTGTTCGGATGCGGCCGGCTACGTCAACGGGCAGGTGATCGGCGTCGACGGCGCGATGACTTGA
- a CDS encoding NAD(P)/FAD-dependent oxidoreductase has product MSRTSDVAILGGGLAGLTLAIQLKQRDPSLAVAVIERRSHPVREAAFKVGESTVEIGAHYFAHVLGFREHLETRQIRKFGFRFFFSEGRNDIDRCTELGVSQLLPTPSWQLDRGRFENFLGEQARGLGVDFVDGATVRGIAFGEGEQPHTVSFEAARGSDAIAARWLVDASGRAGLIKRKLDLAQANDHDANAVWWRVDGFVDPNQWSADADWLRRCDPPDRWRSTNHMCGPGYWFWLIPLASGAHSLGIVCDAKMHPLETMNTFDKAMAWLYEHQPQVAASVDKPEHKLQDFLFFRHFSYGCKQVFSGGRWALTGEAGLFLDPFYSPGSDFIAISNTYICELIGKDRAGDDFAPYAAIYQQLYFSFYENTLSLYQDQYPLFGDAQVMPVKVIWDYTFYWALLAPLFFAGRIADLRMLGRLKAEFAQGRALNRSVQALLHEWGGRNAGPLTPDLRMLDQYGIDWFHEMNRALNDTLDDDAFADRIRANVARMGWLARELLAHARQAHADIGDHGLDALLGAATAEPPSLAPKWYAEIEPQTVIPANAGTRFAVAVP; this is encoded by the coding sequence ATGAGCCGCACGAGCGATGTCGCGATCCTCGGCGGCGGACTGGCCGGGCTGACCCTGGCGATCCAGCTGAAGCAACGCGATCCATCGCTCGCAGTCGCGGTGATAGAGCGGCGCAGCCATCCGGTGCGCGAAGCGGCGTTCAAAGTGGGCGAATCGACCGTGGAAATCGGCGCCCACTATTTCGCTCATGTGCTCGGCTTCCGCGAACACCTGGAAACGCGGCAGATCCGCAAATTCGGTTTCCGCTTCTTCTTTTCAGAAGGCCGCAACGATATCGACCGCTGCACCGAACTGGGCGTCAGCCAGTTGTTGCCGACGCCGTCGTGGCAGCTCGACCGCGGCCGCTTCGAGAATTTCCTCGGCGAGCAGGCGCGCGGCCTGGGCGTGGATTTCGTCGACGGCGCGACCGTGCGCGGCATCGCGTTCGGCGAAGGCGAGCAGCCGCATACGGTGAGTTTCGAAGCCGCGCGCGGCAGCGATGCGATCGCCGCGCGCTGGCTGGTGGACGCCAGCGGCCGCGCCGGCTTGATCAAGCGCAAGCTGGATCTCGCCCAAGCCAACGACCACGATGCCAACGCGGTGTGGTGGCGCGTGGACGGCTTCGTCGATCCCAACCAGTGGTCGGCGGACGCCGATTGGCTGCGGCGCTGCGATCCGCCGGACCGCTGGCGCTCGACCAACCACATGTGCGGCCCCGGCTACTGGTTCTGGCTGATACCGCTGGCGTCCGGCGCGCATTCGCTGGGCATCGTCTGCGACGCCAAGATGCATCCGCTGGAAACGATGAACACCTTCGACAAAGCGATGGCATGGCTGTACGAACACCAGCCGCAGGTCGCCGCGTCCGTGGACAAGCCCGAACACAAGCTGCAGGACTTCCTGTTCTTCCGCCATTTCTCGTACGGCTGCAAACAGGTGTTCTCCGGCGGGCGTTGGGCCCTGACCGGCGAAGCGGGATTGTTCCTGGACCCGTTCTATTCGCCCGGCAGCGATTTCATCGCGATCAGCAACACCTATATCTGCGAGCTGATCGGCAAGGACCGCGCCGGCGATGATTTCGCGCCTTACGCGGCGATCTACCAGCAGCTGTATTTCTCGTTCTATGAGAACACGCTGTCGCTCTACCAGGATCAGTACCCGCTGTTCGGCGATGCGCAGGTGATGCCGGTCAAGGTGATCTGGGACTACACCTTCTACTGGGCGCTGCTGGCGCCGCTGTTCTTCGCCGGCCGGATCGCCGATCTGCGCATGCTGGGCCGTCTGAAGGCGGAATTCGCGCAGGGCCGCGCGCTCAACCGAAGCGTGCAGGCCCTGCTGCACGAATGGGGCGGGCGCAATGCCGGGCCATTGACGCCGGACCTGCGGATGCTGGACCAGTACGGCATCGACTGGTTCCACGAGATGAACCGCGCGTTGAACGATACGCTCGACGACGATGCTTTCGCGGACCGCATTCGCGCCAACGTGGCGCGCATGGGTTGGCTGGCCAGGGAACTGCTGGCGCACGCACGGCAGGCGCATGCCGATATCGGCGATCATGGGCTCGACGCGCTGCTTGGGGCCGCGACCGCGGAACCGCCGTCGTTGGCGCCGAAATGGTATGCGGAGATTGAACCTCAAACCGTCATCCCAGCGAACGCTGGGACCCGCTTTGCTGTTGCTGTGCCGTAA
- a CDS encoding LolA-related protein, whose translation MPTLLAVAFASSAPCTALEAPVDAGWILQKLARPAPTRTDFVELRGSKLLKQPLRLSGEYARPDADTLVREVRAPYAETTTIRAGEATIARAGKSPRRFSLARVPELAGLQASFGAMLSGDRATLEKFYRVAAAGSHQQWTMTLSPKDAQLAAKVREIVLYGRGAELRCIETRPAKGDETQRTLLAGAARASAGATTPEALTALCRGAAQ comes from the coding sequence ATGCCGACGCTGCTCGCCGTCGCCTTCGCCAGCAGCGCGCCATGCACCGCGCTTGAAGCGCCGGTCGATGCGGGCTGGATCCTGCAGAAGCTGGCGCGGCCGGCGCCGACGCGCACCGACTTCGTCGAGCTGCGCGGCTCCAAGCTGCTCAAGCAGCCGTTGCGGCTGAGCGGCGAATACGCGCGCCCCGACGCCGACACGCTGGTGCGCGAAGTGCGCGCGCCGTACGCCGAAACCACCACCATTCGCGCCGGCGAGGCGACCATCGCCCGCGCCGGCAAGTCGCCGCGCCGCTTCTCGCTGGCGCGGGTGCCGGAACTGGCCGGCCTGCAAGCCAGCTTCGGCGCGATGCTGTCGGGCGATCGCGCCACGCTGGAAAAGTTCTATCGCGTCGCCGCCGCCGGCAGCCACCAGCAATGGACGATGACGTTGTCGCCCAAGGACGCGCAGCTCGCCGCCAAGGTCCGCGAGATCGTCCTGTACGGCCGCGGCGCCGAATTGCGCTGCATCGAGACGCGCCCGGCCAAGGGCGACGAAACGCAGCGCACGCTGCTGGCGGGCGCCGCGCGCGCTTCGGCCGGCGCCACGACGCCCGAAGCCTTGACCGCGCTATGCCGTGGCGCCGCGCAGTGA
- a CDS encoding cation:proton antiporter, which translates to MLHSPLLLQLVIILVTARACGLLLRYFGQPAVIGEMAAGILLGPIVFGALFPEFHTALFAKESLPGLSSLSMLGLVLFMFIVGAELRAPDGVRAQLKAAGAVGALGVLLPMALGVGISPWLYPTLAPAGVDFWPFALFMAAAMSITAFPVMARILKDRGMTQTRLGRLALSSAAIADVFAWIVLAFVVALIGSGEGYLGFAKTTLGLLALCALVFGLLKPLFAHLLRAHAPNGQPSLMLLAAMLIALLVCAALTEWLGLHAVFGAFLFGACLPRDDRLLQYLSERVEYLAVVLLMPIFFALAGLNTTADAFAGAGLGALALILFAAIFGKLAGGAAGARLTGYGWRESLATGSLMNARGLMELIVMKVGLDAGLIGPELFTMLLVMALLTTVMTGPLLNLFAGRARDAVVPQARRNGNA; encoded by the coding sequence ATGCTGCACAGCCCGCTATTGCTCCAACTCGTCATCATCCTGGTCACCGCGCGCGCCTGCGGTTTGCTGCTGCGCTACTTCGGCCAGCCGGCGGTCATCGGCGAGATGGCCGCGGGCATCCTGCTCGGGCCGATCGTGTTCGGCGCGCTGTTTCCGGAATTCCACACGGCGCTGTTCGCCAAAGAATCGCTGCCGGGCCTGTCGTCGCTGTCGATGCTGGGGCTGGTGCTTTTCATGTTCATCGTCGGCGCCGAACTGCGCGCGCCGGACGGCGTGCGCGCGCAGCTGAAAGCGGCCGGTGCGGTCGGCGCGCTGGGGGTGCTGCTGCCGATGGCGCTCGGCGTCGGCATTTCGCCTTGGCTGTACCCGACCTTGGCGCCGGCGGGCGTGGACTTCTGGCCGTTCGCATTGTTCATGGCGGCGGCGATGTCGATCACCGCGTTTCCGGTGATGGCGCGGATCCTGAAGGATCGCGGCATGACCCAGACGCGGCTCGGCCGGCTCGCGCTGAGCTCGGCGGCGATCGCCGACGTGTTCGCCTGGATCGTGCTCGCTTTCGTGGTGGCGCTGATCGGCTCGGGCGAGGGTTACCTGGGTTTCGCCAAGACCACGCTGGGACTGCTGGCGCTGTGCGCCCTCGTATTCGGCTTGCTCAAACCTTTGTTCGCGCACCTGCTGCGCGCGCACGCGCCGAACGGACAACCTTCGCTGATGCTGCTGGCGGCGATGCTGATCGCCCTGCTCGTCTGCGCTGCGCTCACCGAATGGCTCGGCCTGCATGCCGTATTCGGCGCCTTCCTGTTCGGCGCCTGCCTGCCGCGCGACGATCGCCTGCTGCAATACCTGTCCGAACGCGTCGAATACCTGGCGGTCGTGCTGCTGATGCCGATCTTCTTCGCGCTCGCGGGCTTGAACACGACCGCGGACGCTTTCGCCGGCGCCGGGCTGGGCGCGCTGGCCCTGATCCTGTTCGCGGCCATCTTCGGCAAGCTCGCCGGCGGCGCGGCGGGCGCAAGGCTGACCGGTTACGGCTGGCGCGAAAGCCTGGCGACCGGTTCTCTGATGAATGCGCGAGGCCTGATGGAACTGATCGTGATGAAGGTCGGCCTGGATGCCGGCCTGATCGGCCCCGAACTGTTCACCATGCTGCTGGTGATGGCGCTGCTGACCACGGTGATGACCGGACCGCTGTTGAACCTGTTCGCCGGCCGCGCCCGCGACGCCGTCGTGCCGCAGGCGCGGCGCAACGGCAACGCCTGA